The nucleotide sequence CGCTGCATGGTCTGATTACGTTTACTGGCAAGGACAAGATAAAAAAACTTTAAGGCGTATCAACGCACTTATAAAAGATGTCATGCGAAATCCTGAGGATGGTATTGGAAAGCCTGAGGAATTAAGGGAAAGTCTGTCGGGATTTTGGTCTAGAAGAATTGATGATGTTCATCGCCTTGTCTACGCTATTGAGAAAGATCAACTTGTGATTATTGCCTGCCGATATCACTATCAATAATTATGTTTTGTAGATGGTTATTTGCCTGGCTTATCTAGCTGAAAGATAACCGGCGCATCTTCATCAACTTTGCTTGGCAATGAGTCTGGTTTAACATCTTCACTGCCCGTGAAATTAAAATCTTGGCTTTGTACTACTGCCGCAGGCTTATCTAGCAGGGTGGTGACTAAGGCTGGGAATGCCGCAACCACCACAACCATGATCAGCTGCAGAACAACCCAAGGTAAAGCACCCCAGTAGATATCGCTGCTCTTGACCTCTTTAGGCGCAACGCCACGCAAATAGAATAAGGCAAATCCAAAAGGTGGATGCATAAATGAGGTTTGCATATTCACGCAGAGCATTACGCCGAACCACACTAGAGCAGCACTAGCCGCTGCCTGGGGATTGCCGTTCATGGAGGCAAGTAATACTGGTGCAAGCAGTTTGACGGCGACTGGCGCAAGCAGCGGCACCACGATGAAAGCGATTTCGAAGAAGTCCAAGAAGAATGCTAAGAAGAAAACAAATAGATTCACGGCAACTAAGAATCCAATCCAGCCTCCCGGTAAATCAGAAAATAACTCTTCTACCCAGTGACCACCGTCAACGCCTTGAAAGACAACCGAGAAACAGGTGGAGCCAATTAAGATAAAAACCACCATCGCAGTAATGCGCATGGTGTTTTGGTAAGCCTCTTGAATTAATCCTTTGAGATTAGGAATGCTGGCCCTGCGTATCCAAGCTAAGATCAAAGCGCCCATCGCACCCATGGCGCCAGATTCCGTTGGCGTTGCGATGCCAGTCATGATGGTTCCCAGTACCAAGAAAATCAGTACTGCCGAGGGAATGATCCCCGTGAGACATTTTTTCCAGAGCGCCCAGCCCTTGAGTGTGAGCTCGTTTTCTGGGGCCGCGGGTAGGTAGTCGGGTCTAAAGCGAGAGAGGAAGAATGTGTATATAGCAAAAAGACCAATTTGCAGGAGTGAGATACCCCAAGCGCCCAGATACATGCTGCCCACATCGGCGCTGCCACTCTGGGTTTTTAGCTGGTCAGCTAGGACAATCAGAACCAAGGAGGGCGGCACTAGTTGGGTAATGGTCCCAGAGGCCGCTAAAACGCCCGTAGCGTAGCGCATGTTATAGCCATAACGCATCATCACTGGTAGAGAGATCATTGCCATAGCGATCACCTGAGCGGCTACTGTGCCAGTAATTGCCCCCAAAATAAATCCCACAATGATGACGGAGTAGCCAAGCCCACCCCGAATACGTCCAAAGAGCTGACCCATGGAGTCCAGCATTTCTTCTGCAAGACCGCAGCGTTCCAAGATGGCACCCATGAAGGTGAAGAAGGGGATTGCTAGAAGTAGGTCGTTAGCAAGAACGCTACCAAAGATGCGCTGAGGAATGGCTTGCAAAAATGGCATGCCAAAGAAATTCTCAGCAATTGCAATGCCAGCAAAAAATAATCCCGCAGCCATTAAAGAAAAAGCCACCGGAAAACCGATCAACATAAACACAATCAGCCCGCCAAACATGAGCGGCGGCATCCATTCAAGTGGAATCATTGCATGGGCTTTTCATAATAGAAATCAGCGGCGGGTAATATTGCTTTGCCTTTGAGGGCGCCAATACGTTTGATGATTTCTGATAGGCCTTGGAGGCTCAGCATGAAGAAACCAAAAGGCACAATAAACTTAATGGGATAGCGTGGTAAACCGCCTGCATTGAGTGAATGTTCAGATACTAACCATGAGGGGTAAAACAAAGTCGTCCAAGATAGCCAGGCGAACAATAAGCAAGCAGGCAATAAAAAAACAATCAAACCAAAGAGGTCTACATAAAGACGTCCGCGATCAGAAAGCTGTGAGTAAATGAGATCGACTCGAACATGTTCATTGCGTTTGAGGGTATATGCAGCTCCCAGCATGACAGCAGCAGCAAATAAATACCACTGTAGTTCTAGTGGCCAGTTATTACTGATATCTAGACTGTAACGAAGTAGAGCGTTAACGGCTGATACCACGCAAGACAGCAAAATCATAATGCTAGCTGCCTTGCCCAAGAATTGATTTAAGCGGTCAATTCCTATTGAGAGCATTCCCCAAAAGCCCATGCGGATTAGAGATCTGCACGACCCTGTTTAATTGCAGCGAGTACTTGTGCCGGTGCGGTACCACCAGCATGTTGACGAGAATTCACGGAGCCATCTACAGTCAGTAAAGCAAACACATCATCGCCCATGAGCTCAGGACGATTATCTAAGCCACAAGCAAAACGCAATTCAGAGAGTGATAAGTCGGTGAGCATGCAGTTGCGGCCTACACAGGCTTTCACTGCATGAGCTACTGCTTCGTGAGCATCACGAAAAGCCAAACCTTTTTTAACTAAGTAATCAGCTAAGTCGGTAGCAGTTGCGAAGCCTTCTTCAGCAGCAGCCTTCATCACATCGGCTTTTACCTGAATATGGGGGACCATATCAGCGAAGATGCGCAAGGTATCTTGTACGGTATCCACCGCATCAAACAAGGGCTCTTTGTCTTCTTGGTTATCCTTGTTGTAGGCTAATGGCTGACTCTTCATTAAAGTTAATAAAGAGATCAAATCACCGTAGACGCGACCAGTTTTGCCGCGTGCTAATTCCGGTACATCTGGATTCTTTTTCTGCGGCATGATCGAGCTACCGGTACAGAAGCGATCTGGCAAGTCAATAAAGCCAAAGCGTGGGCTCAGCCACAGTACCAACTCTTCGGATAAGCGGGACACGTGCATCATCAGAATGGATGCAAAGGCGCAAAACTCAATCGCAAAGTCACGATCAGATACCGCATCAAGAGAGTTGTTGCAGATACCATCAAAACCTAAAATCTTAGCAACCTGCTCGCGATTAATGGGATAAGTTGTTCCGGCTAGAGCGGCTGCACCGAGTGGTAGACGATTAAAGCGAGCGCGCAGATCAGCCAAACGGCTCGCATCGCGACTAAACATTTCGTAATAGGCCATTAAGTGATGACCAAAAGTAATTGGCTGGGCCACTTGTAGATGGGTGTGGCCAGGCATGATCGTCGCAGCATGAGTCTCAGCGAGGTTCAGCAAAGCAATGCGTAGGGTTTTGAGGATGGCTGCGATTTCATCAACACTGCCACGCAACCATAAGCGTAAATCAGTAGCCACTTGGTCATTACGCGAGCGACCAGTATGAAGACGCTTTCCAGCATCGCCAACTAACTCAGTCAGGCGAGCCTCGATATTCAGATGCACATCTTCCAGCGCGAGTTGCCACTTAAATTCCCCGGCTTCAATTTCGGCTTTGATCTGGGCCATACCCTTTTGAATATCCGCTAAATCCTGGGCGCCGATAATCTTTTGAGTAGCCAGCATTTCAGCGTGTGCTAAAGATCCTGCGATATCGACCAAGGCAAATCGTTGATCAAAGCCAATAGAGGCGGTATAACGTTGAACTAGTTCGTCAACAGGTTCGTTAAACCGGGCCGACCAAGCTTGGGCTTTGTTGGAGAGGGAATTTTTTGATGAGCTCATAAACGCAGTATATTGATGTAAATCTTTAATTATTTTAAATGCTATGTCCCAAACACCTATTTCTAGCCCTATAGCCTCCAACTCTGGCACCCCTGAGCGCCTTGTAATTGCCTCCCGTGAGAGTCGTCTCGCTATGTGGCAGGCTGAACACGTCCGAGATTGCCTTAAAAAGCTCTATCCGGCATGCGATGTACAGATCCTGGGTATGACTACCAGAGGAGATCAAATACTGGATAAAGCCCTCTCTAAGGTAGGTGGTAAGGGCTTATTTGTAAAAGAACTCGAAACTGCCCTAGAAGATGGTCGGGCAGATTTGGCGGTGCATTCTCTGAAAGACGTTCCCATGGTCATGCCAGAGGGCTTTGATCTGTCCTGTGTCATGGTGCGGGAAGATGCCCATGATGCATTTGTTTCTAATGACTATGCCAGTCTAGAAGATTTGCCAAAGGGTGCGGTAGTGGGCACTTCAAGTTTGCGACGAGAGTCTGTTCTGAGATCCAGATTTCCGCATTTGGTGATTCAGCCCTTGAGGGGAAATTTAGATACTCGTATGGGTAAGCTCGATCGTGGCGAGTATCAGGCAATCATTTTGGCGGCTGCAGGTCTCAAGCGATTAGGTTTAGGAAGTCGCATTCGGGCTTTACTACCGATTGATCCGTACACACCGGCTGCGGGACAAGGCGCACTTGGTATCGAAACCTTGACTCAGCATCCCAGAATTAAAGAGTGGCTTGCGCCTCTGAACGATTTGCCAACACTCTTTGCGGTGACTGCTGAACGCATGGTGTCGCGTCAATTAGGTGGATCTTGTGAAGTACCTTTGGCTGCGTATGCTACTTGGGACAAAGATCATATGAATATCCGCTCATTTGTAGCTAGTGTCGACGGCACTGCAAGTTGCTTGGCTAGCGCTCAAGGTGCCGTCAAGAGTTTGGAAGATGCAGAAGCTTTGGGTCTCTTGGTTGCACAAGACCTCATTGCTCAAGGTGCTGAGCGTTTATTGCCTAATGGCCTGCCTAAGTAAAAGTTGATAAGCAAGACCTATTAGATAAGTTGTGGATGAGCAATAAGACCATTGTCATCACCCGCCCCAGTGGACAGGCACGTCAGTTGTCAGAAGCGCTTCAGGTGAGTTTGCGCAATAGCGGCTTTACTCTCGAATCTGCCCCCAAGATCATTTCTTTACCCTTATTGACTATTGCCCCAAAGGGCGATGATCTTTTGGTGGGACAGATTACTACAGCTCTAAAGACTGCAGACCTAGCCATTTTTGTTAGTCCGAATGCCATTGAATGCACGATGCGTTTATTGGAGCACCCCTGGAAAGCGTTATCTAACAAGCCTGTGCCAATTGGGGTGATGGGTGGTAGCAGCATGGCAGCCCTCAAAAATCATGGTGTTGGTCTTGAGGCTAATCCCGCAAAAGTCATTCTTCCTCAGAATAATACGCAGTGGGATTCTGAAGGCTTATGGACCGAATTGCAGAATCTGCACTGGAATTGGCCCACTAAAAAAGTGATTATCTTTAAAGGTGAGGGTGGGCGCGATTGGCTTGCTGACACTCTAAAAAATGCTGGCGCGCAAGTTGAAGCATTCTCAGTCTATGCCCGCGTTCCTTTAGATCTCAATAGTTCGGCCTGGAATGAAATTCATAAGATGGAGTTTGCTAACTCGCTTTGGATTCTGACTTCATCGGAGGCAGTCAGGTATTTAGGTCAAGCTAAACTGCCGCTTGCGCTCGCTACAGCTGTTTGCCCACACCATAATATTGCCTCTGCGGCTGAGCAAATCGGCTTTGGTGAAGTGACTACTTGTGAGCCTGGGGATGAGGCTTTAATTGGCGCATCGCAGGTCTGGCTAGCTAACTAATTATTGGGATAATTAAGAAGGGCTGGCAGAAAAACTTCACTCACTAAAAGTGGACGCCCTTTTAGTTGATATAAGGTCCTTCTTGCCCAGCTGACCGCTGGCAATTTTTGATATTGCTGAAAACATTTTTTCCATAGGATGTTTCGTTTATCAAGGCGAGCAATTTCTCTGAGAGGCTTCTTTTTTGAGCGCATCCGTGTTTTAGCAAATAGCACTGCACCTAATGGTTTCTTTCCTAAGCGCAGAACTTCATGGTTACTGCCGCTCGAGCTGCTACTAGGAATAATGCTGTTGGCCATCACTAGTGGCATGCCGTTTGCGCAAAGCAGTACCTCTCGGATGCGACAGCGTTTGATCTTGAAATGAAAATAGCGACTCTCGTCGCTATTGAGGTTTTGGCGGCAATCACGCAAAACTACTACCTCTAGTTTTTGTCCGATTGCACGTTCAATTTTTTGGGTTAAAGAACCGGTATCGCTGAGCCAAGACTGCCACTGACGTGGCGCTTGATGTAATTCACCGGAATCGACTCGATTCCATGCAGAACGGAGGCGACGACGGTGAATCATTTTTAGTTACCGCTAAAGCTTCTGCGTTGACCGCCAGTTTTGGGTTTAGCAAAACGTGGACCAGCAGACGGACGTGAGTCACCAGAGCGATTGCCACCGGCTGGGCGTGAGTCGCCAGAACGCGTAGGGCGTGAATCAGCAAAACGATTGCCGCCAGCAGGACGTGAGTCACCAGATGGACGGGAGTCACCAGCAGGACGGGAATCACCAGAGCGAGATTCGAAATGATTGCCAGAGCGATTACCACCGCCTCCGCCACCAGAACGAGACTCTGAGCGAGCACCAGAACCATAACGACCACCACCGCCACCAGAGCGATTACCGCCACCAAAGCCACCACCAGAGCGACCGCCGCCTGGACGACCGCCACCACCACCAAAGCTAGGCTTAGCTTGTGGCTCGAGGCCAGCGATCACTGAAGCAACGATATCTTGCTGTGTAAAGCGTTCGATATTACGAATTTTGGCGCGATCACGATGTTCAACCAAAGTGATAGCAACACCATTGCGACCAGCGCGACCTGTACGACCGATGCGGTGCGTGTAGTCTT is from Polynucleobacter sp. MG-Unter2-18 and encodes:
- a CDS encoding Txe/YoeB family addiction module toxin gives rise to the protein MLSRVVWTSAAWSDYVYWQGQDKKTLRRINALIKDVMRNPEDGIGKPEELRESLSGFWSRRIDDVHRLVYAIEKDQLVIIACRYHYQ
- a CDS encoding TRAP transporter large permease subunit translates to MIPLEWMPPLMFGGLIVFMLIGFPVAFSLMAAGLFFAGIAIAENFFGMPFLQAIPQRIFGSVLANDLLLAIPFFTFMGAILERCGLAEEMLDSMGQLFGRIRGGLGYSVIIVGFILGAITGTVAAQVIAMAMISLPVMMRYGYNMRYATGVLAASGTITQLVPPSLVLIVLADQLKTQSGSADVGSMYLGAWGISLLQIGLFAIYTFFLSRFRPDYLPAAPENELTLKGWALWKKCLTGIIPSAVLIFLVLGTIMTGIATPTESGAMGAMGALILAWIRRASIPNLKGLIQEAYQNTMRITAMVVFILIGSTCFSVVFQGVDGGHWVEELFSDLPGGWIGFLVAVNLFVFFLAFFLDFFEIAFIVVPLLAPVAVKLLAPVLLASMNGNPQAAASAALVWFGVMLCVNMQTSFMHPPFGFALFYLRGVAPKEVKSSDIYWGALPWVVLQLIMVVVVAAFPALVTTLLDKPAAVVQSQDFNFTGSEDVKPDSLPSKVDEDAPVIFQLDKPGK
- a CDS encoding TRAP transporter small permease subunit; the encoded protein is MGFWGMLSIGIDRLNQFLGKAASIMILLSCVVSAVNALLRYSLDISNNWPLELQWYLFAAAVMLGAAYTLKRNEHVRVDLIYSQLSDRGRLYVDLFGLIVFLLPACLLFAWLSWTTLFYPSWLVSEHSLNAGGLPRYPIKFIVPFGFFMLSLQGLSEIIKRIGALKGKAILPAADFYYEKPMQ
- the argH gene encoding argininosuccinate lyase yields the protein MSSSKNSLSNKAQAWSARFNEPVDELVQRYTASIGFDQRFALVDIAGSLAHAEMLATQKIIGAQDLADIQKGMAQIKAEIEAGEFKWQLALEDVHLNIEARLTELVGDAGKRLHTGRSRNDQVATDLRLWLRGSVDEIAAILKTLRIALLNLAETHAATIMPGHTHLQVAQPITFGHHLMAYYEMFSRDASRLADLRARFNRLPLGAAALAGTTYPINREQVAKILGFDGICNNSLDAVSDRDFAIEFCAFASILMMHVSRLSEELVLWLSPRFGFIDLPDRFCTGSSIMPQKKNPDVPELARGKTGRVYGDLISLLTLMKSQPLAYNKDNQEDKEPLFDAVDTVQDTLRIFADMVPHIQVKADVMKAAAEEGFATATDLADYLVKKGLAFRDAHEAVAHAVKACVGRNCMLTDLSLSELRFACGLDNRPELMGDDVFALLTVDGSVNSRQHAGGTAPAQVLAAIKQGRADL
- the hemC gene encoding hydroxymethylbilane synthase, with amino-acid sequence MSQTPISSPIASNSGTPERLVIASRESRLAMWQAEHVRDCLKKLYPACDVQILGMTTRGDQILDKALSKVGGKGLFVKELETALEDGRADLAVHSLKDVPMVMPEGFDLSCVMVREDAHDAFVSNDYASLEDLPKGAVVGTSSLRRESVLRSRFPHLVIQPLRGNLDTRMGKLDRGEYQAIILAAAGLKRLGLGSRIRALLPIDPYTPAAGQGALGIETLTQHPRIKEWLAPLNDLPTLFAVTAERMVSRQLGGSCEVPLAAYATWDKDHMNIRSFVASVDGTASCLASAQGAVKSLEDAEALGLLVAQDLIAQGAERLLPNGLPK
- a CDS encoding chorismate lyase: MIHRRRLRSAWNRVDSGELHQAPRQWQSWLSDTGSLTQKIERAIGQKLEVVVLRDCRQNLNSDESRYFHFKIKRCRIREVLLCANGMPLVMANSIIPSSSSSGSNHEVLRLGKKPLGAVLFAKTRMRSKKKPLREIARLDKRNILWKKCFQQYQKLPAVSWARRTLYQLKGRPLLVSEVFLPALLNYPNN
- a CDS encoding uroporphyrinogen-III synthase gives rise to the protein MSNKTIVITRPSGQARQLSEALQVSLRNSGFTLESAPKIISLPLLTIAPKGDDLLVGQITTALKTADLAIFVSPNAIECTMRLLEHPWKALSNKPVPIGVMGGSSMAALKNHGVGLEANPAKVILPQNNTQWDSEGLWTELQNLHWNWPTKKVIIFKGEGGRDWLADTLKNAGAQVEAFSVYARVPLDLNSSAWNEIHKMEFANSLWILTSSEAVRYLGQAKLPLALATAVCPHHNIASAAEQIGFGEVTTCEPGDEALIGASQVWLAN